TGAGTGACCAACACGCCATTGGAAAGTAGCCCTTCGGATTCAATTTCTTTTTGATAGGAAATGATGTCGTTGGTTAAACCAAAAACATCGCCAGCCGCGTTGTACAGGCTACGTATAGGTGGAGTGTCATAAAGTTCAGGGGGTGTTTTGTCGCTGTTGTTCAACAGCACCAAGAAGTCAAAACCTATTGTCTTAATGCGTGTCTCTATGTAATCGATTGGGTCTGGGATGCGATTCTGTATCTGGTTGTCGAGTTGCCACACCCAACTTTCAAATGTTTCTGTTAGGGCGCAACGCACCTGCTGCTTTGTGTCAGCAGTCAGAGAACCAGCCATGCTCTGCCATAGATCAGCCAAGCCACGTTCGCATGGATCGGCTGGCAGCAGAAGAGGGGCAGAATCGCTAGATATCAATGCCAACAGTCGAGCAAGGAACACTCTTCCCCCTACTATGTCACGGGTAGCTAAGTAGCGTGCCTCAAAGTAACCATCGAGATAGAAACCCCAAACATTGCATTTTGTCATCACATCGTACACCGCAGTGGGAGCTTTCGGATAAATTAATGCACAATCCAACGCCGTATCAAGAGCATCAAACTTACGTTCATCCCAAAAACTGATACCAGGAATCCCTATCATTCCCATTTCGTAAGCCCATTGCTTAGAAGTCCGTCGCCCTTCATCCAGGTGAGGATTCAGCCCTGTAGAAAACGGCATATAAAACTCTGGTAGGGTAATTGCCCCCACAGTCTGGAAAGGAACGTAATTATAGGTTCTTACCCTTAATCCCATCGCAGATGGCGATAAGCCAGCACGCGCCAGGGCAGTATTTAAACGCTTAGTGACAAGTTGTGCCTCATCTTGCTCCGATTCGCCTGGTAGGTATCGGCCACCAGGTCGGGTTTCCCACTCCAAATCCCCAGCCATCCAGTCTCGGAGTGCCTTGACATAGAGCAACACTCGCTGACGCGCCGCACCATCCAGCCCATACTCATCCAACAGTGGAGGGAGTTCCATCGTCATAGTATGCTCGAACTGGTACAGTCGTGAGGTCACGAGGTCATTGACGAAGTTCACAGCTTCCTGTATTTTGGTATTTAGGAAGTGTTCCGCCACGATTACACAGTTATTGATCCTGCCTTCATCGATGTCCTTCTGGTAGGAAATGATGTCGTTACGTAGACCTACGGTGTCACAGAAGATGTCGTTTAGCACCCGGATAGGCCGCTTATCGTAGATCTCTGGTGGAATCTCCGCCGCCAGGGAGTGTTCGACTAAATCCGCAGACCAAATCATCCCGCTGATTATACGGCGTATCTTGATGTACTCAACTGGATCAAGAATTCGTTCCTGGTTCTTGTTTTTGTTAAACAGCTCTCGCAAGCTGGCCTCAGACATGATTTGTATGTGTTCTACAAATCGCTGTCGCCAATGCACAGACATAGTAGGCGCGGTACGAGGCCACAAATCAACTAGGGCAAACTCCGTCGGGTTCTGGGGTTCTGGTATGGGTGTGTCTAGAACGGTGGGCATAAAGGACAGCAGTCGAGAGAGATATGCCTTAGCCTCTCCTAGATCCTTGTTTCCCACCTCAAAGGCTTGAGCGAAGTAGTCATCTACAAACCATCCCCAAATATACCAATCAGTGATCAAGTCCAACTCAGGAGCAGGTGCATCTGGGTGAGTGGCTGCAGCAAAAGCGGCGAAATCCATCTTATCAAAAGTTTTCTCATCCCATACTGCATCGTCGTCCGATCCGAGGATACCCACCTTATATGCCCACTCCTTGCTGTGTAGGCGCGCACCCTCTAGGTTGGGGTTTACGCGGGCTGGCCATGGCATATAAAAATCCGGTAATTCAAAAGGTAGCATATTTTATATCTATTACTCCCGAATTTTCTCGCTGCGTTGCTGAGGCTCGTCTTGGGCTTCCTCTTCTGAGCCAAGTGCCCATGCCTTGGAATGCACTCGCGCTGCTTCCAGGTTTGGGTTGAGCCGCGCCGGCCAAGGCATGTAAAAGTCCGGCAGTTCAAACGGTTGCATGATCTGCGTGTCACCTTCTCTGAGGTCTGTGTTTTTTGAAGCATGACAACTTAACCATCAGCTATAAGCTTACAGGATGATTAATCAATTATTTATTATTTGATTCATCAGTATATTAAAATAATATCATTTGTTAAATAAAATTAACTTATAATTAAGGGTTTTCAACCCAGGTCGGTGGGTAAAGTCTTGTGTAGACGCGGTTTCTAACCGCCAATGTGAGTAGTAAATTAGACTTTTCAAACATCCTTTTAGACTTCAGCCATAGGCAAGTCTGAGTAGTTCAATCTACACCCTCAGCTTTGATCGGAATCTTGATCACAAACTCCGCACCTTCTCCTGGTACAGAGTTACAGATTAATGGCTCTTCCGTACTTAGCGTGCTGAATTTATTAAATAATCAGATTGAAACCCTTGCAGAGCTAAGATAATAGCCATTATTTTCTGTATTTTATATCATATTGCTAGAAATTAAATTATGAACGCCTGTAAGCCTTGCTTTTAAAGCAAATTTATAGACTTTAATTGATAATTAAGCACGCTAAGTACGCAAGAACCATATTCTGCAGCGTGGGTCAGATTACCATGAATACAACCAACTGGATTATTGATTTCATGAGCCACTCCTGCTACTAATTGGCCAAGCGCAGACATTTTTTCTTTCTGTATTAAATGAAGCTGGGATTTTTGTAGTTCTTCTAAAGCCTGGGAAAGTTCTGCTGTTCTTTCTTCAACTTGTTTTTCTAAAGTTTTTGTTAAATTCCGTAGTTGAAGATGGGTTTTAATCCGAGCTAAGACTTCCTGTTCCTGAAAGGGCTTGATGATGTAATCCACAAAAAAGGCAATACTACCGGTCTCTTCATCATAAGAAATGGGCGCTCTCATATAAAAACTTTCTCCATTTTCAGCAAACACTGCTAAAGGATATTCCATTGACGGAGGCAGGGAACCCAGATAATAATGATAGAAATCTAAAGCGGGTTTACCATCTATTTCATACACAATATTTTTATCTACCTTGGTCACTTTGCTGCGTTTACCTATAGGACGCCAACCACTGGCTATACCGTGGGAAAACAATATAGCACCAGAAAATAGCAATATTGGTACAGAATCACTTAACACTTCTGTGTTAAAGAATTGATATGTATTTTCATATCTTGATTGATCCGCCGCCAAACCACCAAATATTGGCACATTTTGACCCAATGCTAGCTTTAAGCCATTTAAAATGGACACACCACTAGTAGTTAGGCTCTCAGGATGAGTTAAACATAACTGCGGCGCTGCTGTGCTTTTTGCTTTTGCTTGTTCTACAGCTTGTTTGGTTGCAGTTATAGGGTCAACAGAAACTTTGCGCCCAATTCCTGCATGAATTTGCACTTCATCTGAGCAAAACAACATTAAAGTTATTGAGTCTTGCTGAAACTCCAACACTGAGGAGATTTCCCCATCCGTAGTTCCACCAATCAACTCAATTCCTGGAAAACCCTGATTAATTTGTTGCAATATTAGGGAATGCTCAAAGTCAATGGCTGCAAATAAAATCCCCGCCTGTGGGATATCGCCTGCTAGAGACGAGGTGCATTGCTGAACAACTTCTTCAACTGCTGAGAGAGAATCTGGATCGTTACTGTGACCTACTACTACTTTAAACATAAATTCATGTATTATGATGGATAATTATTGGTCTACATGAATATAGTTCCCAAATGTTGAGCAATATTTCACAGAATTTGTATATAAAAAACTCCACCCACAACGGGATAGAGTTTTAGGGCATGGGGAATAAGGCATAGGGCATAGAGAAAAGTCACCAATGCCCTATGCCCTATGCCCTATGCCTATTTTCATGGCTCCTGGTGTACGCCGCGAATGACGGCTAATTAGAACTCTCTATAGGAATGGTAATCGTAAACTCTGAACCCTCTCCTATTGCTGAATGTACTTCGAGAGTACCCCCATGTTTTTGCACAATAATTTGATGGCTAATTGATAACCCCAATCCTGTCCCTTTTCCTACAGGTTTGGTGGTGAATAAATGCTCAAATATTTTTTCTTGGACGACCTCTGACATTCCCACCCCATTATCTTTAATCTTAATTAAAATATGATTTTTATCTTCAGTTAGGAAGGTTTGAATTATAATTTTATTAGGATTAGCTGCAACTTCGCGATAGCTCCGCCCTAAATTAGACTCTTCTAAAGCATCAATGGCGTTAGCTAACAAATTCATAAATACCTGATTCAGTTGTCCTGGGTAGCATTTTATTTCAGGTAAATCGCCGTAATTTTTGATGACTTCAATCGCGGGATGAGTATCTGATGCTTTTAATCGATGTTGGAGAATTAAGATAGTGCTTTCGATGCTATCATGAATATTAAAAGGAATTTTAATGGTGCTATCAGCACGAGAGAAACTTCTTAAAGAAACACTCAGATCACAGATACGGTCTACTCCCGATTCCATTGATATGAGGATTTTGGGTAGGTCTTTGAGGAGATAATCCAACTCAATTTTGGTTGCATGTTGGGCAATTTCCACAGGCGTTGCTTGGTTTTTATAGAGATGGATATGCTCGATTAGGTCTTGCACATATTTTTGAGCATAGGTGAGATTCCCCCGAATAAAGCCAGCAGGATTGTTAATTTCATGAGCCACCCCGGCGACTAATTCTCCTAGAGTAGACATTTTTTCACTCTGTACCAACTGTAGTTGGGATTGTTGTAACTGGTATAAGGTGGAACTAAGCTCTGCTGCGCGTTGTTCTAGTTTTTGGTTGAGGTGACGCAATTTTAGGTGAACATTGATCCGAGCTAAGACATCTTCCTGTTGAAACGGCTTGGTGATATAGTCTACTGCACCGAGACTTAAACCTGTAACTTTATCCACTACATCCGATAGGGCGGTCATAAAGATGACTGGGATATCTTGGGTAACTTCTTTTTCTTTGAAGCGCCGACATGTTTCAAAGCCATCGATTCCCGGCATCATGACATCTAATAAGATTAAATCAGGGGTGATTACCTGTAATTTCTCCAGGGCACTCTCCCCACTTTTAGCAACCAAGACTCGAAAACCTGATGCTTGCAAGAAATCAAACAAGACTTTGGCATTGTTCGCGTTATCATCTACAATCATAATCAAATTTTGTTTATCAGTAATCATATTTAAATTTGTTAAATATACTGTTTAACTAACTTGACAATGGCTTCTTCATCCAATTCTTGAGTTAGTTCTAGAAGTTTGGCACTAAATGGCAAGTACTTGCTGTTTAACTGCTGTATATGATGAGCTTCCTGCTCAACCCCTACAATATCGCCAATTCTGGCAGCATTCCACAGATCTTGCAATTCTTCTGCAGGGGGAACTATCCAGTCCGAAGGAGTATGACTCAAAACAGTCTTGGCTGCTAGAATAGTTGCACTACCTGCTTCATAAATCCAAGAGAGTCCCAAGTGCATCTGTATTTGTTCTAACAGGATGTCTGATTGCACAGGCTTGGGTAGAAAATCATTGCAGCCTGATGTGTAACTTTTTTGTTGGTCAAAGTTAAATACACTGGCAGAAGAGGCGATAATGATGAGATTCTCCAATTCTGGACAAGAACGCAACTTTTGTGTCATTTCCAAACCATTGAGTATAGGCATAACGATGTCAGTGATGATCAAATCAGGATGCCAAACATGAGCTTTTTCTAATCCCTCTTGCCCGTTGACTGCTACCATTAATTCAAAACCTAGGGGTTCTAATAGATTAACAATGAGGGAGCGATTTTCCCAATAGTCATCGACTACAAGAACCTTTTTCGGCTGACCTTCATAGCCGATAATGTTATTGATGGGATTGCTAGCACCCGACTCAATCCATTGTTCTGATTCTTGTAAGTCCACATCAAACCAAAACTTGCTGCCTTTTCCTAAGCTACTCTCTACCTTGATTTCACTATCCATCATGTGTAAGATTTGTTGACTAATAGCAAGCCCTAGTCCGCTTCCTTCTGTCATATACTGCTTGTCGCCCACTTGTTCAAATGGCAGGAATATTTTGCCTAATTGCTCTTGATTTATCCCAACCCCTGTATCTTCAATTTGAAATCTAATTCTGGTTATCGCTAATTTTTGATTTTGGCTATTTCCTGTTAATACATCAGGGATTGTGTTATGATAATCATCATGATGATTATGGGAATTAATCAGTACGCCGACCTGAAAATTTACGCCACCTTGATTTGTGAATTTGATGGCATTACCTAACAGATTAATTAATACTTGACGCAAGCGTTTTTCATCAGCAAATAAGGCAATCGGTAGTTGATTAAGTTCTTGGTATGTGAAGCTAATTTCTTTGTCTTCGGCTCTGATGCGGCAGATTTCTACAATACCTTTAACAAAGGTAGCAAAGTGAAAATCTGTGAAAGATAAATCAAGTTTCCTAGCTTCGATTTTTGATAAGTCGAGAATATCGTTGATTAGGGTCAACAGATGAGAACCACACTGATAAATAATGCGAATGCTATCTTTTTGTTTAGGACTGGCGGTTTTGTCGCGTTGGAGAATTTGAGCGTAGCCTAAAATGCCGTTGAGAGGTGTCCGCAATTCATGGCTCATGTTTGCTAAAAATTCGCTTTTGGCTTTGTTGGCACTATCAGCAACTTCTTTCGCAGCTTTTAACTCAGCGGTGCGTTCCTCAACTCGCATTTCTAGTTCGTCAAAAGATGCTTCCAACTGTGCGGCCATTTTGTTAAAAGATTGAGCCAAGCTTTCAAGTTCATTTATCCCCTTAATCTGGACTCTTTGTCCTAGTTCTCCAGAGGCGATCGCCATACTTGCTGCTGTTAATTCCAAAATGGGTTTGGTAATCCAGCGGGATGTCAAAATGCCGATGACAATAGCGAATACCAATGCTATTAAACATAGCAATATACTGGTGCGAGTATTGGCTTTAACGTCTGCCATAAACTCAGATTCTGGCACAACAACAACCACTAACCAATCCAGACCAAATTTATCCTGCCAATGGTTGACTTGGACATATTGCCGCTCACCTTTGAAGGTAAAATTCAATTCTTGGCTATCTTTAATAGCTGTAAATTTACTAAACTTTTGCAGCAAATATTCTGCTGTTTCTTTCATCAATAAATCTTTACTATTTAATGCCGATAGCCTTTGCGTTTTGCCATTAATCACATTGTATGGTCGTTCTCCAGTGGAAGAAGCTACTATTAAACCAGACCGCTCTAAAATTAATATTTTGCCATTTTCACCAGGTTTTAATTTATATAAAAATTTACTAATTTGTGACAAAATTAAATCTATCCCAATGACCCCAAGAGGCTTTTTATTTGCATCATAAAGCGGATAGCTAGAAGAAATAGATAAAATCTCTGGTTTATCTTCCCATTGATAAATTTTAGTCCATAGAGGTTTGCCCATTTTTATGGCATCTTTATACCAAGCTTCTTGACGAGGGTCATATTTTTTTTATCCCTATCAAACGGCTGCGATTTCCTTGGGAGTCTGTAGTATAAATATAAAGTTTACCGATAGATTTTTTGGCGGAGACTTCATTAATTAATAGTTTGCCATTATCTAGGCGTTCTATGGCAATAAATTCTCCTTGAGGATTAGCAAAATTAATGTAGCCAATATTAAACACCTGCATTTGTTTCCAAAAGTAATTTCCTGTGTTTTGCAGGTTATTTAAATCTATCAGCCCTAGCTTGATA
The Gloeotrichia echinulata CP02 DNA segment above includes these coding regions:
- a CDS encoding germacradienol/geosmin synthase; translated protein: MDFAAFAAATHPDAPAPELDLITDWYIWGWFVDDYFAQAFEVGNKDLGEAKAYLSRLLSFMPTVLDTPIPEPQNPTEFALVDLWPRTAPTMSVHWRQRFVEHIQIMSEASLRELFNKNKNQERILDPVEYIKIRRIISGMIWSADLVEHSLAAEIPPEIYDKRPIRVLNDIFCDTVGLRNDIISYQKDIDEGRINNCVIVAEHFLNTKIQEAVNFVNDLVTSRLYQFEHTMTMELPPLLDEYGLDGAARQRVLLYVKALRDWMAGDLEWETRPGGRYLPGESEQDEAQLVTKRLNTALARAGLSPSAMGLRVRTYNYVPFQTVGAITLPEFYMPFSTGLNPHLDEGRRTSKQWAYEMGMIGIPGISFWDERKFDALDTALDCALIYPKAPTAVYDVMTKCNVWGFYLDGYFEARYLATRDIVGGRVFLARLLALISSDSAPLLLPADPCERGLADLWQSMAGSLTADTKQQVRCALTETFESWVWQLDNQIQNRIPDPIDYIETRIKTIGFDFLVLLNNSDKTPPELYDTPPIRSLYNAAGDVFGLTNDIISYQKEIESEGLLSNGVLVTQHFLDCDLAQAVEVVNNLITARVREFEHIVATELPVLCEDFNLDTSDRQKLFGYVEQLQFLMCGFLKWQLGTSYYKESEFGRDPSPRNLFNLPTALDSSAPAEVQKQLVGVLNGLGSSAAKIGTPSSKTDERSIQSIPTEKAILSKQLIGVLNGLGTSAAKIGTPSISKTGEDSIQSIPTDKAESIISSKQFLGGPTGLGTSTARISSLIGAGDLGSE
- a CDS encoding FIST N-terminal domain-containing protein produces the protein MFKVVVGHSNDPDSLSAVEEVVQQCTSSLAGDIPQAGILFAAIDFEHSLILQQINQGFPGIELIGGTTDGEISSVLEFQQDSITLMLFCSDEVQIHAGIGRKVSVDPITATKQAVEQAKAKSTAAPQLCLTHPESLTTSGVSILNGLKLALGQNVPIFGGLAADQSRYENTYQFFNTEVLSDSVPILLFSGAILFSHGIASGWRPIGKRSKVTKVDKNIVYEIDGKPALDFYHYYLGSLPPSMEYPLAVFAENGESFYMRAPISYDEETGSIAFFVDYIIKPFQEQEVLARIKTHLQLRNLTKTLEKQVEERTAELSQALEELQKSQLHLIQKEKMSALGQLVAGVAHEINNPVGCIHGNLTHAAEYGSCVLSVLNYQLKSINLL
- a CDS encoding response regulator — translated: MITDKQNLIMIVDDNANNAKVLFDFLQASGFRVLVAKSGESALEKLQVITPDLILLDVMMPGIDGFETCRRFKEKEVTQDIPVIFMTALSDVVDKVTGLSLGAVDYITKPFQQEDVLARINVHLKLRHLNQKLEQRAAELSSTLYQLQQSQLQLVQSEKMSTLGELVAGVAHEINNPAGFIRGNLTYAQKYVQDLIEHIHLYKNQATPVEIAQHATKIELDYLLKDLPKILISMESGVDRICDLSVSLRSFSRADSTIKIPFNIHDSIESTILILQHRLKASDTHPAIEVIKNYGDLPEIKCYPGQLNQVFMNLLANAIDALEESNLGRSYREVAANPNKIIIQTFLTEDKNHILIKIKDNGVGMSEVVQEKIFEHLFTTKPVGKGTGLGLSISHQIIVQKHGGTLEVHSAIGEGSEFTITIPIESSN
- a CDS encoding histidine kinase dimerization/phospho-acceptor domain-containing protein, which codes for MGKPLWTKIYQWEDKPEILSISSSYPLYDANKKPLGVIGIDLILSQISKFLYKLKPGENGKILILERSGLIVASSTGERPYNVINGKTQRLSALNSKDLLMKETAEYLLQKFSKFTAIKDSQELNFTFKGERQYVQVNHWQDKFGLDWLVVVVVPESEFMADVKANTRTSILLCLIALVFAIVIGILTSRWITKPILELTAASMAIASGELGQRVQIKGINELESLAQSFNKMAAQLEASFDELEMRVEERTAELKAAKEVADSANKAKSEFLANMSHELRTPLNGILGYAQILQRDKTASPKQKDSIRIIYQCGSHLLTLINDILDLSKIEARKLDLSFTDFHFATFVKGIVEICRIRAEDKEISFTYQELNQLPIALFADEKRLRQVLINLLGNAIKFTNQGGVNFQVGVLINSHNHHDDYHNTIPDVLTGNSQNQKLAITRIRFQIEDTGVGINQEQLGKIFLPFEQVGDKQYMTEGSGLGLAISQQILHMMDSEIKVESSLGKGSKFWFDVDLQESEQWIESGASNPINNIIGYEGQPKKVLVVDDYWENRSLIVNLLEPLGFELMVAVNGQEGLEKAHVWHPDLIITDIVMPILNGLEMTQKLRSCPELENLIIIASSASVFNFDQQKSYTSGCNDFLPKPVQSDILLEQIQMHLGLSWIYEAGSATILAAKTVLSHTPSDWIVPPAEELQDLWNAARIGDIVGVEQEAHHIQQLNSKYLPFSAKLLELTQELDEEAIVKLVKQYI